A portion of the Bulleidia sp. zg-1006 genome contains these proteins:
- the rpe gene encoding ribulose-phosphate 3-epimerase, with the protein MIIAPSILAIQMNDFSQQMDELNQSSAEWIHMDIMDGHFVPNLSYGPHVVKGLRSSSNKFFDVHLMVSDPIFYAKAFIEAGADAITFHVEALKKEEIEPFIDTLHKQGVKVGISIKPKTPVSAIEAYLDKVDIVLVMSVEPGFGGQSFMPSALDKIDQLSKHNGKFEIEVDGGINPETARLCKEKGATVLVAGSYVFKGNIEERVQSLR; encoded by the coding sequence ATGATTATTGCGCCATCTATTTTAGCTATTCAAATGAATGATTTTTCCCAACAAATGGATGAATTAAATCAATCCAGTGCCGAATGGATTCACATGGATATCATGGATGGTCATTTTGTGCCAAACCTAAGTTATGGACCCCATGTGGTGAAAGGCTTGCGTTCTAGCAGTAATAAATTTTTTGATGTGCATTTAATGGTGAGTGATCCTATCTTTTATGCCAAAGCTTTTATTGAAGCTGGTGCGGATGCGATTACTTTTCATGTAGAAGCACTAAAGAAAGAAGAAATAGAACCGTTTATTGATACCTTACATAAACAAGGGGTTAAGGTTGGTATATCCATTAAACCAAAGACCCCCGTTTCCGCTATTGAGGCTTACTTAGATAAAGTGGATATTGTGTTGGTGATGTCGGTAGAGCCGGGCTTTGGTGGTCAATCCTTTATGCCGAGTGCTTTAGATAAAATTGACCAATTATCGAAGCATAATGGTAAATTTGAAATTGAAGTAGATGGAGGAATCAATCCAGAAACAGCTCGTCTTTGTAAAGAAAAAGGGGCAACGGTGTTGGTGGCTGGTTCTTATGTCTTTAAAGGGAATATTGAAGAAAGAGTTCAAAGTCTACGATGA
- a CDS encoding protein kinase, with translation MNQKNVIANRYEVIQHIGKGGMADVFLAVDMILNRQVAIKILHSDLSKDALSIVRFEREAQAAASLAHSNIVEIYDVGEYRGHHYIVMEYLKGQNLKEIIRQRAPLFLEEAVDILKQLAFALACAHAKGIIHRDIKPQNVIVKSDGTIKVLDFGIAIAKGNLQLTRANNVMGSVHYLAPELAKGDPATPQSDIYALGVVFYEMLTGDVPYKAEQAIQIAMKHLREPVPSLRSRNNKIPLAIDNICLKAMAKDRKNRYANCEELLADLGTCLYTKDSDVEPYVPKSFPKKEKEKKKNSFFTKAVCIGLVVLSLLVLTGFIYHRYFVKTTMPNIVGLELNQARQRLKEAGLSVDETKIKRALSGDYEADQVSGADIESGHEVRKGTKVTLVVSSGKGVLIENYLGQDVEDVQKKLSVYPKLKIRMNAKKGKGTPGTIIAQSGLSADSLFDPTKETEISLDYIAYLTKVIPRDIIGKTVDEAAKELEAMGFNVRRSNRDTSQMTQGELDKIQVGIVVDTNPKVGTKFVQKKNNYVTLFFY, from the coding sequence ATGAACCAAAAGAATGTCATTGCGAATCGTTATGAAGTCATTCAACACATTGGTAAAGGGGGAATGGCAGATGTCTTTTTAGCTGTTGATATGATTTTGAACCGTCAGGTTGCGATTAAAATTTTACACAGTGATTTAAGCAAGGATGCTTTAAGCATTGTTCGTTTTGAAAGAGAGGCTCAAGCGGCCGCCTCTTTGGCTCATAGTAATATTGTTGAAATCTATGATGTAGGGGAATATCGAGGTCATCATTACATTGTGATGGAATACTTAAAAGGACAAAACTTAAAAGAAATTATTCGCCAAAGAGCGCCTTTGTTTCTGGAAGAAGCTGTCGATATTTTAAAGCAATTGGCCTTCGCATTGGCTTGTGCGCATGCGAAAGGAATTATTCATCGTGATATTAAACCACAAAATGTCATTGTAAAAAGTGATGGAACAATTAAAGTATTAGACTTTGGGATTGCGATTGCGAAAGGGAATTTACAATTAACGAGAGCTAATAATGTGATGGGTTCTGTTCATTATTTAGCCCCCGAATTAGCGAAGGGAGATCCGGCTACACCCCAATCCGACATCTATGCTTTAGGGGTTGTTTTCTATGAGATGTTAACAGGGGATGTTCCTTATAAGGCGGAACAAGCCATTCAAATTGCGATGAAGCACTTACGTGAACCGGTGCCATCGCTTCGTAGTCGTAACAATAAAATTCCATTGGCAATTGATAATATCTGCTTAAAAGCCATGGCGAAAGATCGTAAGAATCGTTATGCGAATTGTGAGGAACTATTGGCTGATTTAGGAACTTGTTTATACACAAAGGATTCAGATGTGGAACCTTATGTACCAAAATCATTTCCAAAAAAAGAAAAAGAAAAGAAAAAGAATTCCTTTTTTACAAAAGCTGTTTGTATTGGTCTAGTTGTACTTAGTCTACTTGTTTTAACGGGCTTTATCTATCATCGTTACTTTGTGAAAACAACGATGCCAAATATTGTTGGCTTAGAACTTAATCAAGCCAGACAAAGATTAAAAGAAGCTGGATTAAGTGTTGATGAAACAAAGATAAAACGAGCCCTATCCGGTGATTATGAAGCTGACCAAGTTAGTGGGGCTGATATTGAAAGCGGTCATGAAGTCCGTAAAGGAACAAAAGTAACTTTGGTTGTATCTAGTGGTAAAGGGGTGCTGATTGAAAACTACCTTGGTCAAGATGTGGAGGACGTGCAAAAGAAGCTATCGGTTTATCCAAAACTAAAAATTCGGATGAATGCCAAAAAAGGGAAAGGAACACCAGGAACAATCATTGCTCAATCGGGCTTAAGTGCCGACAGTCTCTTCGATCCAACAAAAGAAACAGAAATTAGCTTGGATTATATAGCGTATTTAACCAAGGTTATTCCGAGGGATATTATTGGTAAAACGGTGGATGAAGCGGCGAAAGAATTGGAGGCAATGGGCTTTAATGTTCGTCGCTCTAATCGCGATACAAGTCAAATGACACAAGGGGAATTGGATAAAATTCAAGTCGGTATTGTGGTCGATACGAATCCAAAAGTAGGAACGAAGTTTGTTCAAAAGAAAAATAATTATGTGACCTTATTCTTTTATTAG
- the rpmB gene encoding 50S ribosomal protein L28: MSRVCAISGKKALYGNKRSHSLRATRRKWNVNLQKVHMIVDGKPQTLRISARALKTLKAEQRFSEAE, from the coding sequence ATGTCTAGAGTTTGCGCTATATCCGGTAAGAAAGCTTTATATGGAAACAAACGTTCTCACTCATTACGTGCTACACGCCGTAAGTGGAATGTTAACTTACAAAAAGTTCATATGATTGTGGATGGCAAGCCACAAACACTACGCATTTCTGCTCGTGCCCTTAAGACCTTAAAGGCAGAACAAAGATTTAGTGAAGCTGAATAA
- a CDS encoding Stp1/IreP family PP2C-type Ser/Thr phosphatase: MKYYGITDKGFVRKSNQDSYAIATNESKDVLAVVADGIGGNRGGDIASRIAVSMMCEAFSSSSKFNDANQIHEWFRTTIGHANAQIFHYAQSNLNYQGMGTTLCALLVCELGCWFVNIGDSRAYAWFADGRFKQITQDHSYVNDLVRKGEMTVEEAKHSQQKNMLTNALGVWRDVRFDEFHGFSGVQGVLLCSDGLHSYVDQKIIQSILFSNTIPVAKKARRLIDAANQVGGFDNVTAIIVDLRGDDL; encoded by the coding sequence CCAATGAGAGTAAAGACGTTCTAGCGGTTGTGGCTGATGGTATTGGTGGAAATAGAGGAGGAGATATTGCCTCACGCATTGCGGTATCTATGATGTGTGAAGCTTTTTCGTCGTCTTCAAAATTCAATGACGCTAATCAAATTCATGAATGGTTTCGTACAACCATCGGTCATGCGAATGCCCAAATTTTTCACTATGCACAAAGTAATCTCAATTATCAAGGTATGGGAACAACGCTTTGTGCTCTTTTGGTTTGTGAGTTGGGATGTTGGTTTGTGAATATTGGTGATTCGAGAGCGTATGCCTGGTTTGCGGATGGTCGTTTTAAACAAATTACGCAAGATCATTCTTATGTGAATGATTTAGTGCGTAAAGGCGAAATGACGGTTGAAGAAGCGAAACATTCTCAGCAGAAGAACATGTTGACGAATGCTTTAGGTGTTTGGCGGGATGTTCGCTTTGATGAGTTTCACGGTTTCTCGGGTGTTCAAGGGGTTCTTCTTTGTTCCGACGGTTTGCATTCCTATGTGGACCAAAAAATCATCCAATCGATCTTATTTTCAAACACTATTCCTGTAGCTAAGAAAGCACGACGTTTAATTGATGCGGCGAACCAAGTGGGTGGCTTTGATAATGTGACAGCGATTATTGTGGATTTACGAGGTGATGATTTATGA
- the rsgA gene encoding ribosome small subunit-dependent GTPase A: MKAKIIKIVSKNYGVFLEDTKEKVSARVAGKVRLQFSPVVGDMVEVIQQADCYVIVSILARRNSLIRPAIANVDQAFIVMSVVDPNFSTALIDRLSILIKAAGIEPILVITKTDLEYPNYVEKEIKEYETGRMLVIRCEKGFINPAIQHTLAGKITVLTGQSGAGKSTLLNTLDPNFQLETQEISKALGRGKHTTRHTELHEVAGGLVADTPGFSSLSFAHLEIKNIAGYIPDFEPYVHQCRFNDCLHENEPDCAIKEAVAQGCISKTRYQSYLQVLTLMIEETRRMKR, encoded by the coding sequence ATGAAAGCGAAAATTATTAAAATTGTTTCAAAAAATTATGGTGTATTTTTAGAAGACACAAAAGAAAAAGTCTCAGCTCGTGTAGCAGGGAAGGTACGTCTTCAGTTTTCACCTGTGGTTGGCGATATGGTTGAGGTTATTCAACAAGCTGATTGTTATGTGATTGTATCTATTTTGGCTAGGCGTAATTCTTTAATTCGCCCAGCTATTGCGAATGTGGATCAAGCTTTTATTGTAATGTCGGTGGTGGATCCTAATTTTTCTACAGCCTTAATTGACCGTTTATCCATACTTATTAAAGCGGCGGGCATTGAACCGATTCTTGTAATCACAAAAACAGATTTGGAATATCCAAATTATGTTGAAAAAGAAATTAAGGAATATGAAACAGGAAGAATGTTGGTAATCCGCTGTGAAAAGGGATTTATTAATCCGGCCATTCAACATACTTTAGCAGGAAAAATAACCGTTTTAACGGGTCAAAGTGGAGCTGGCAAATCGACTTTATTAAACACATTGGATCCTAATTTTCAACTTGAAACACAAGAAATTTCCAAAGCTTTAGGTCGAGGAAAACACACCACAAGGCATACGGAGTTACATGAAGTGGCGGGTGGTCTAGTCGCTGATACACCGGGTTTTAGTTCTTTAAGCTTTGCCCATTTAGAAATAAAAAATATTGCTGGTTATATTCCGGACTTTGAGCCTTATGTTCATCAATGTCGCTTTAATGATTGCTTACATGAAAATGAACCCGATTGTGCCATCAAAGAAGCGGTTGCCCAAGGTTGTATTTCTAAAACACGTTATCAATCGTATTTACAAGTATTAACTCTCATGATAGAGGAAACAAGGAGGATGAAACGATGA
- a CDS encoding thiamine diphosphokinase, which produces MRKAIVVLGRVQELPEYKEVDWIGVDYGASFLASHHISMELAIGDFDSTEELDTIRKYAKETIVLPVLKEDTDSSAALKLLHEKGYTSIVLWGALGGRMDHELVNIGLLYRYPGVEIRSKHQVLKVLPVGKYCIQKEYKYLSFLTNDSCELSAEGLLYPLRKLCLTKEDLFATSNQFLQDEIKLIVEKGLVLCMQCEDEEGV; this is translated from the coding sequence ATGAGAAAAGCCATAGTTGTCTTAGGAAGAGTTCAAGAACTGCCGGAATATAAAGAGGTAGATTGGATTGGTGTGGATTATGGGGCTTCTTTTCTAGCGAGTCATCACATTTCAATGGAATTAGCGATTGGTGATTTTGATTCAACGGAAGAGCTAGATACGATACGAAAGTATGCCAAAGAAACCATTGTATTGCCAGTTCTAAAAGAGGATACCGATAGTTCAGCAGCCCTAAAACTCTTACATGAAAAAGGATACACATCGATTGTTCTTTGGGGAGCACTGGGCGGTAGAATGGATCATGAGTTAGTCAATATTGGTCTTTTATATCGTTATCCCGGAGTTGAAATACGGAGTAAACATCAAGTGTTAAAAGTATTACCGGTCGGTAAGTATTGTATTCAAAAAGAATATAAATACCTTTCTTTTTTAACCAATGATAGTTGTGAGCTAAGTGCAGAAGGATTATTATATCCATTAAGAAAATTGTGCTTAACAAAAGAGGATTTATTTGCGACATCCAACCAATTTCTTCAAGATGAGATTAAACTTATTGTCGAAAAAGGTTTGGTGTTGTGTATGCAATGTGAAGATGAAGAGGGTGTCTAA
- a CDS encoding MATE family efflux transporter, translating into MTKSMTKGNPFRLILEFSIPLLLGNLFQQTYNMADAAIVGQILGPNALAAVGATSSVQFLVLGFCIGSMVGFAIPIAQEFGANRLSRMRQYEYQGIFWTTIFSVVVTGLTILLCHPILHTLQVPSEIYQDTYQYINMIFIGIPFTLLYNFLSSLLRAVGDSKTPFYFLTLSAILNIFLDIFCIVILKMGVFGAAFATVVSQAISGILCFLLIRKKLTILHMSEQERRFHRSMSKKVLGMGVPMGLQYSITAIGSMVLQAANNGLGTLYVSGFTAGLKIKQFMLSPFDAFGTAVSTYVSQNYGAKEEHRIHEGIRKGVQLALSYSILSGIIMIFFGRKLSLLFVNANRYAVLEASALYLRRMGYGWWLLGFLNVIRMSIQGLGYANRAIFCGIIEMIGRVVVSVAFVKDFGYHAITWADQVAWLGADLFLFPALIITLKQIHHLLENERIAIALEK; encoded by the coding sequence ATGACAAAAAGTATGACGAAGGGAAATCCTTTTCGATTGATATTGGAGTTTAGTATTCCTTTATTGTTGGGAAATTTATTTCAACAAACGTACAACATGGCGGATGCGGCTATTGTTGGTCAAATTTTAGGACCGAATGCTCTGGCTGCGGTAGGAGCGACGAGCTCAGTTCAATTTCTTGTGCTTGGTTTTTGTATAGGTAGTATGGTTGGCTTTGCGATTCCCATTGCTCAAGAGTTTGGGGCAAACCGACTTTCAAGAATGCGTCAATATGAATATCAAGGTATTTTTTGGACGACTATTTTTTCAGTGGTCGTAACTGGTTTAACTATCTTATTATGCCATCCTATCTTGCATACTTTACAAGTCCCAAGTGAAATCTATCAAGATACCTATCAATACATCAATATGATTTTCATTGGTATTCCATTTACACTTCTATACAACTTTTTATCAAGCCTTTTAAGAGCTGTAGGGGATTCTAAAACACCATTTTACTTTTTAACCTTATCAGCCATCTTGAATATTTTCTTAGATATTTTTTGTATTGTGATATTAAAAATGGGGGTCTTTGGGGCCGCTTTTGCGACGGTCGTTTCACAAGCCATCTCAGGTATCTTATGTTTTCTATTGATTCGTAAAAAACTCACTATTTTACATATGAGTGAACAAGAAAGAAGGTTTCACCGGTCGATGTCAAAGAAAGTGTTGGGTATGGGCGTACCAATGGGACTTCAATATTCTATTACGGCGATAGGCTCAATGGTTCTTCAGGCGGCAAACAATGGCTTAGGAACTTTATATGTGTCCGGTTTTACAGCCGGTTTAAAGATTAAACAATTTATGCTGAGTCCTTTTGATGCTTTTGGTACGGCTGTATCCACATATGTTTCGCAAAACTATGGAGCCAAGGAAGAACATCGTATTCATGAAGGAATTCGCAAAGGCGTACAGCTTGCGCTATCTTATTCCATTCTATCGGGTATTATTATGATTTTCTTTGGTAGGAAGTTAAGTTTATTATTTGTAAATGCTAATCGTTATGCAGTTTTAGAAGCTTCGGCTTTGTATTTAAGAAGAATGGGCTACGGTTGGTGGTTACTTGGTTTCTTAAATGTTATCCGAATGAGTATTCAAGGCTTAGGTTATGCGAATCGTGCTATCTTCTGTGGGATAATTGAAATGATTGGTCGTGTGGTTGTGAGTGTGGCTTTTGTAAAAGATTTTGGTTATCATGCCATTACTTGGGCGGACCAAGTAGCGTGGTTAGGAGCGGATTTGTTCTTGTTTCCAGCTCTTATCATCACTTTGAAACAAATTCATCATTTATTGGAAAACGAAAGAATTGCAATTGCGTTGGAAAAGTAG